AATGTAAATTACATGTGTATAATCAACATactaacaaatttttgtatgcaGGTGCACTAATATATTAAACTTAAGTTACGGCCAAGATGGAGCCTCTCCAGGTTTCAATTCTCTCCCGAACAGAGCAGATTTATCCCGATAACAGGACAACCTTTCCGACTCCATACGATTGTAATAAAATCCAAGTGTGCCAGCTACTGCTATACCTGCTAAATATTGAGCATACGCTTTTATAAGTAATCGTTTTGATGCTGCTGACATTTTAATTGTTCTATAATTTTGCTTCTTTGGCTAATTCTTTCTTCCACTTTTGAGTATGATTCCAATCCGCATAAATGGCAGCTGTGACAAGCGTAGGAAAGGTAACCACTACCCAGTATTTTCTGACCAGACTTGAAACTTTTGATTTACCCATCAAACTGAAAGAACAAAgtcattggaattttcatttcaacatTTGTTTGTGCAATTTATGGTCTTTAATGTTAcatagatttttatataatacattatttcacATAATAAGCACAACTCAATGGAAATAGAGAAAtagaggaaaataataaaagcaatTAAATGTAAGAGATATTGTCGAGACTTCGATGGATTTGATTTActtccaaaaattaaatcacgAAAATGGAGTGGTTATGAAAGCTAAACGTTCGGAATCTGTATAAATTTCGAGGAACAGATGgcaattctaaataaaaaaaaaaacgcattaaattataatcattGTTGAACACTATGCAATAAGAGTGAACAGGCTTGCTGTGACAAACCTTTAATTCAAAGCATGCAAGTCTGCTTCTCGAGGATGCGTAACAATAGTCCATCGACTGCACGCCACATTATGACGTAATAGTGATTATAGTGAAGATGAAAGAGTACGATCTACAACTCTAGTCAAGTTTGTACacaacaaaaatgtaataaaaatacaatttgagtaactaaaataatttatcaaaaaacaATTGCTTTTACGTTAAAAACCGATAACATTTAGTCGACACGATTTCATTTGGATTTACGCGTTTGATATGTTGCTCTccgagaaaataataaaaaaacctcgataatattttgagtgttttattataagtgtacagttatttttatagttgACTAAAATGTGTACTATAATAGTATCTTGTCtacgttcaaatattatacttaaacaaaacaaatatttcgtgAAGTACGAAagtcgaaaattaatttcgaaaatatgacacatttcgttttttttttattgtgattataaaattcatttcactaACAATGAAATAACTAATTCGAAAAGAAGTATACAGGTAACTACGTAGTAGTTGGTCGATTTTTATGTTGAAAAAGgttgaaagataaaataaaattaagtattgtGTTTATTCATTTCTGATTGTAAAGCGACACCATGTCTTACacattaaaatgatatttaattaaataataataataatattgttcctTGAATTTTGAACACtgcttgtatttatttattatgtacaatatttcgTGTACGTGGTACTATAAACACATTACTATAGCAAGAACTCTTAaggcaaacaaaatttctcgAATAACTAGGAAATTTAATTCACAAAATTCCCCTTTAAAAAACTATACACATATTAACCAAAGCATACACCACATTAAGTTCAGGACCCTGCAATTTAATACTATATCTTTTTGGAAGATCATTTTGAAAGACTATTAAcgttatttattcttataGAATTTTCTTACTGGAATGCAAATAAagttattcattgaaatactTCGATTACATTACGTGTGTATACATTGGCTGAATATTATCAtcaacgtaataaaaatacataatt
The sequence above is drawn from the Hylaeus volcanicus isolate JK05 chromosome 2, UHH_iyHylVolc1.0_haploid, whole genome shotgun sequence genome and encodes:
- the LOC128872567 gene encoding NADH dehydrogenase [ubiquinone] 1 beta subcomplex subunit 1, which produces MSAASKRLLIKAYAQYLAGIAVAGTLGFYYNRMESERLSCYRDKSALFGRELKPGEAPSWP